From Lolium perenne isolate Kyuss_39 chromosome 5, Kyuss_2.0, whole genome shotgun sequence, a single genomic window includes:
- the LOC127303199 gene encoding octanoyltransferase LIP2p, chloroplastic-like, with protein sequence MVISAPLCHGFLPFPAVAKDSSARSRRRRLVLAAGCRCGPVAAAATDAAPAADAARVARRRCECFDLHQQMVPFAESWARQKSIVKRRKGLVDSDEDHADTLIALQHPPVYTLGTGSSEEFLHFDVQDSPYEIHRIDRGGEVTYHGPGQLVMYPIINLRYHELDLHWYLRSLEDMIIRALHSTFSIKASTVKGLTGVWVGDQKVAAIGIHCSRYIVYHGLALNVTTDLAPFERIVPCGIKDRRVGSIEGILQKNSSGRELNDAELMDIAYESLIKEFAEIFQLSLEPSTDLYLQPR encoded by the exons ATGGTGATCTCCGCCCCTCTCTGCCACGGCTTCCTGCCCTTCCCCGCAGTCGCCAAGGACTCCTCTGCGCGCTCCAGGAGGCGGAGGCTGGTCCtcgccgccggctgccgctgcgGTCCAGTCGCTGCCGCGGCGACGGACGCGGCCCCTGCGGCCGATGCCGCCCGCGTCGCCAGGAGGAG GTGCGAATGCTTTGATCTCCATCAGCAGATGGTTCCCTTCGCTGAATCATGGGCTAGGCAGAAGTCCATTGTTAAGAGGAGGAAAGGGCTGGTAGACAGCGACGAGGATCACGCGGACACCTTGATCGCCCTGCAACATCCACCCGTTTATACACTGGGCACCGGCAGCAGCGAGGAGTTCCTCCATTTCGACGTACAAGATTCTCCTTATGAGATTCATCGTATTGACCGTGGCGGGGAGGTTACATATCATGGTCCTGGACAG CTTGTCATGTACCCGATTATCAATTTGCGGTATCACGAGTTGGATCTTCACTGGTACCTTAGGTCACTGGAAGATATGATCATCCGTGCCCTTCACTCCACATTTTCTATTAAGGCTTCAACAGTAAAAGGCCTCACTGGTGTCTGGGTTG GGGATCAGAAAGTTGCAGCTATTGGAATCCATTGCTCACGATATATAGTATATCATGGCCTTGCTCTAAACGTCACAACTGACTTAGCCCCTTTTGAACGTATCGTTCCCTGTGGCATAAAGGACCGCCGCGTTGGGAGCATTGAGGGGATATTACAGAAGAATTCCAGTGGAAGGGAACTTAATGATGCAGAACTGATGGATATAGCTTATGAGTCGTTGATTAAAGAGTTTGCTGAGATTTTCCAGCTCTCTCTAGAACCCAGCACTGATTTGTATCTCCAGCCAAGATAA
- the LOC127303198 gene encoding uncharacterized protein produces the protein MAEAQENGEASRTKDQAVREPSLEELLRSLDLKGEDIGGVFVAKRDVEALKEESKWMAVMKLLTTRPFSSASLKKTMIFAWAPAQEIGFRELEGNKFLVQANCLGDWKKITEQGPWLFRDHGLLIEKYDGSCRATTVELNRIHAWVRILDVPELYRKRGLVTELAKDIGEVIAIDMNNNGSGEGDFVRARVWIDVRKCLTRFVSFKPEGGEQVIMKVKYEKIPLFCAICGFLGHEQEECGSGVHSPGRVSFGTWMLADTPWNRARIHGRGDSRQAAGVMHGARQEMPQGRGGGGRSGRGIRDAGRGAGRGLGGGAIVDSHKRSSTDASLTEVSPVKEATCGKEGENHEQFSDFLADSWRSDRSRNVSELRSKLEGVSRQLTVWNRETFGSVRHQIRTLQRELGELRSRPGRHGTSYEETKIVERLAELLSCEEVMWRQRSRIQWLSEGDRNTRFFHLRASQRKKRNKISELINQDGTVVTDEGEMGRVAKDFYQHLYTSEGVANMDQVLNCVPRRVGEAMNRKLDAPFTAKEVKDALFEMYPTKAPGPDGFPAHFFQRHWDVCGDEVTMAVLRILKGQDTPEIINKTFIVLIPKVASPKELGEFRPISLCNVIYKVASKVAANRLKGVLPEIISEEQSAFVPGRLITDNIITAYECLHFMKHSRAKKDRFCALKLDMRKAYDRVEWPYLEAIMLRLGFSSAWVSLIMRLVTTVSFSVLFNGVPQEEFRPSRGIRQGDPISPYLFLLEAEGLSCLLKSQDHSSALNGIQVASTAPAVNHLLFADDSMLFFRACYEGAAEVKEVLTRYCDASGQRINMDKSSIFFSKRCPAAIKESVKTELDVNRETLSEKYLGMPSGVGRSKNGAFKYLKDKVWKKVLGWLEQLLSVGGKEILIKSVAQAVPTFSMSCFKLPQGLCDHINAMLRKFWWGSKDGKRRTSWVSWEKMTQPKYMGGLGFRDIELFNLSLLARQAWRLLQEPASLSARVLKAVYFPHTDLLSASLGTHPSQIWRAILEGRDTLKLGLIRRIGDGSTTDAWRDNWLPRDSRLTPVAPIKADAPGVVSDYIDRSTAAWNVEKLQEFFLPMDVEVIRGIPLCMRVQDDFWAWHFEKSGIFSVRSAYRVLVTVKKTREDYIERRPAASSSQMEEREWTKLWKCKVPSKVRIFLWRLAHCSLPTGDVRHRRNMAPSPCCSICGQEDSWRHSLIECNMSRCVWALTESTIVEHISLMTEPSARQWLFVMMETLSQDEFVRMVITLWALWHARRKAIHEEIYQSPLSTHCFIESFIKDLGECGNKKVKTTGGGQPAVPRWLPPPSGQHKINADAAVAKTRCRGSVGAVCWSPEGVFLGASAVVFEGVMDPGCLEAMACRESLALAADLDIGDVMVASDCMEVVQGLLGSSLGRFSHITREVQIMARRRGGVSFCHEGRKSNTDAHNLARMATTLPAGRHRTPVRSTATDISHGYSWASAPTCGTATVEEDQAEDQATDPMATGAATGAVKPAWPA, from the exons ATGGCGGAGGCACAGGAGAACGGGGAGGCAAGTAGGACGAAGGATCAGGCGGTACGTGAGCCGTCGCTTGAGGAGTTGCTGCGCAGTCTGGACCTTAAGGGGGAGGATATTGGTGGCGTGTTTGTGGCGAAGAGGGATGTGGAGGCGTTAAAGGAGGAATCGAAGTGGATGGCGGTAATGAAGCTGTTGACTACGAGACCTTTCAGCTCGGCATCTCTGAAGAAGACCATGATCTTTGCTTGGGCCCCGGCTCAGGAGATAGGATTTCGGGAGTTGGAGGGGAACAAATTTCTTGTACAGGCGAATTGTCTGGGTGATTGGAAGAAGATTACGGAGCAGGGCCCGTGGCTGTTTCGGGATCATGGATTGCTGATAGAGAAGTATGACGGTAGCTGCCGTGCGACAACGGTGGAACTGAACAGGATCCATGCATGGGTGAGGATTCTGGATGTGCCTGAGCTGTACCGTAAGAGGGGTCTTGTTACGGAATTGGCGAAGGATATTGGCGAAGTGATCGCCATTGATATGAACAATAATGGCTCGGGGGAAGGTGACTTCGTCAGAGCGAGAGTCTGGATTGATGTTCGAAAGTGCCTAACACGGTTTGTTTCTTTCAAGCCGGAAGGAGGGGAGCAGGTGATCATGAAAGTTAAGTATGAGAAGATACCGCTGTTCTGTGCGATTTGTGGCTTTCTCGGGCATGAGCAGGAGGAATGCGGGTCGGGAGTACACTCTCCTGGTAGAGTGAGTTTTGGCACCTGGATGCTGGCTGACACGCCCTGGAATCGGGCTAGAATTCATGGCAGAGGTGATAGTCGGCAGGCTGCGGGTGTGATGCATGGGGCCAGGCAGGAGATGCCGCAAGGGAGAGGAGGGGGAGGCCGGTCTGGGCGCGGCATCAGGGACGCAGGGCGTGGCGCTGGTCGTGGCCTTGGAGGTGGAGCGATAGTTGACAGCCACAAACGTTCGTCCACTGATGCAAGTTTGACGGAGGTGAGCCCTGTTAAAGAGGCTACATGTG gaaaggagggggagaaCCATGAGCAGTTCTCCGATTTTCTGGCGGACTCCTGGAGATCGGACAGGAGCAGAAATGTGTCGGAGCTGAGAAGCAAACTAGAGGGTGTTTCAAGGCAGCTGACCGTCTGGAACCGTGAGACCTTTGGCAGTGTCCGTCATCAAATCCGCACGCTTCAGCGGGAGCTGGGCGAGCTACGGTCACGGCCGGGTAGACATGGTACATCATACGAGGAGACAAAAATTGTGGAGAGACTTGCGGAGCTGCTGTCCTGTGAGGAGGTCATGTGGCGCCAACGGTCTCGCATACAGTGGCTGTCTGAAGGAGATAGGAATACGAGATTCTTTCATCTGCGAGCTAGTCAGCGGAAGAAGAGAAATAAAATCTCGGAGCTGATCAATCAAGATGGTACAGTGGTAACTGATGAAGGAGAGATGGGACGTGTTGCCAAGGATTTCTACCAGCACTTATATACTTCAGAGGGTGTGGCGAACATGGACCAGGTGCTGAACTGTGTCCCAAGAAGGGTCGGGGAGGCGATGAATAGGAAGCTGGACGCCCCTTTCACGGCTAAGGAGGTAAAGGACGCGTTGTTTGAGATGTACCCGACGAAGGCGCCGGGCCCGGATGGTTTCCCCGCGCATTTTTTTCAGCGCCACTGGGATGTCTGTGGTGATGAGGTTACTATGGCTGTCCTTCGAATTCTAAAGGGACAGGATACTCCGGAGATCATCAACAAAACGTTCATTGTTCTGATTCCGAAg gtaGCAAGTCCAAAGGAGCTTGGGGAGTTTCGCCCGATCAGCCTGTGCAATGTGATATACAAGGTAGCGTCCAAGGTTGCTGCGAACAGGTTGAAGGGGGTCTTGCCAGAGATCATATCAGAGGAACAGTCTGCCTTTGTGCCTGGTAGATTGATCACTGATAATATCATTACTGCCTATGAATGCCTCCATTTTATGAAGCACTCGAGAGCCAAGAAGGACCGGTTCTGTGCGCTGAAGCTGGATATGCGGAAGGCGTATGACAGGGTGGAGTGGCCATATCTGGAGGCGATTATGCTCCGACTTGGCTTCAGCTCGGCATGGGTATCGCTAATTATGCGGCTCGTGACGACAGTATCCTTCTCGGTCCTCTTCAATGGAGTACCGCAGGAGGAGTTCCGGCCTTCGAGGGGGATTCGCCAGGGAGATCCCATCTCCCCTTATTTGTTTCTGTTGGAAGCAGAGGGCCTTTCGTGCCTATTAAAATCACAAGATCATTCATCAGCGCTTAATGGTATTCAGGTGGCCTCTACAGCTCCGGCTGTGAACCACCTCCTCTTTGCAGATGATAGCATGCTGTTCTTCAGAGCTTGTTATGAGGGAGCTGCGGAGGTAAAAGAGGTTCTGACAAGATACTGTGATGCATCGGGTCAGAGAATTAATATGGACAAATCTTCTATCTTTTTTAGCAAGAGATGTCCAGCGGCAATAAAAGAAAGTGTCAAGACGGAGCTCGATGTTAACAGGGAAACGTTGAGTGAGAAATATCTAGGAATGCCTTCAGGAGTAGGCCGGTCCAAGAATGGGGCCTTTAAATACCTCAAAGATAAGGTTTGGAAGAAGGTGTTGGGTTGGTTGGAGCAATTGTTGTCTGTGGGCGGAAAGGAGATTCTCATCAAATCTGTTGCGCAGGCTGTGCCAACCTTCTCAATGTCCTGTTTTAAACTACCTCAGGGGCTGTGTGATCATATCAATGCTATGCTGCGGAAATTCTGGTGGGGCAGCAAGGATGGAAAAAGAAGAACAAGTTGGGTGTCATGGGAGAAGATGACCCAACCGAAGTATATGGGAGGGCTGGGGTTCCGCGACATCGAACTCTTCAACCTCTCTCTTCTCGCACGCCAGGCGTGGCGTCTCCTGCAGGAGCCGGCCTCGTTAAGTGCAAGAGTGCTTAAGGCGGTGTATTTCCCCCATACGGACCTCCTGTCGGCATCGTTGGGCACACATCCGTCCCAGATATGGCGGGCGATCCTGGAAGGGCGGGATACCTTGAAGCTAGGCTTGATACGCAGGATTGGAGATGGTTCCACCACTGATGCGTGGCGCGATAACTGGCTGCCGAGGGATTCCCGACTCACCCCGGTGGCACCAATCAAGGCGGATGCTCCAGGTGTAGTAAGTGACTATATTGACCGCAGCACGGCTGCGTGGAATGTGGAGAAGCTTCAGGAGTTTTTCCTCCCCATGGACGTGGAAGTAATCAGAGGTATTCCACTATGCATGCGGGTGCAGGATGATTTCTGGGCTTGGCATTTTGAGAAGTCTGGAATTTTCTCTGTCAGATCAGCGTACCGAGTTTTGGTTACGGTTAAAAAGACTCGGGAGGATTATATTGAACGGCGACCAGCGGCGTCGTCGTCTCAGATGGAAGAGAGGGAATGGACTAAGTTGTGGAAATGCAAGGTACCATCTAAGGTACGGATTTTCTTGTGGCGGCTGGCTCACTGCTCCCTTCCCACGGGAGATGTCCGGCACAGAAGAAATATGGCTCCTTCTCCTTGTTGTTCGATATGTGGGCAGGAGGACTCATGGCGCCACTCACTCATTGAGTGCAATATGTCGCGGTGTGTTTGGGCCCTTACAGAATCAACCATCGTGGAGCATATAAGTCTCATGACAGAACCTTCGGCTAGGCAATGGCTGTTTGTCATGATGGAAACTCTCAGCCAGGACGAGTTCGTGCGTATGGTGATCACCCTTTGGGCGTTATGGCATGCGCGGCGAAAGGCGATCCATGAGGAGATATACCAGAGCCCTTTATCGACGCATTGTTTCATCGAATCGTTCATAAAGGACCTGGGCGAGTGTGGGAACAAAAAGGTAAAGACAACGGGGGGTGGACAGCCAGCGGTGCCGCGTTGGCTTCCTCCTCCGAGTGGGCAGCACAAAATCAACGCTGATGCAGCTGTTGCTAAGACGAGGTGCAGAGGCTCGGTGGGCGCTGTTTGCTGGTCGCCGGAGGGTGTGTTCCTTGGGGCGTCAGCTGTGGTGTTTGAGGGCGTCATGGACCCGGGGTGCCTCGAGGCGATGGCCTGTCGGGAGAGCTTGGCGTTGGCAGCGGATCTGGATATTGGCGACGTGATGGTTGCCTCGGACTGCATGGAAGTGGTGCAGGGGCTGTTGGGCTCTTCTCTTGGGCGGTTCAGTCACATTACCAGGGAAGTTCAGATCATGGCGAGGCGGAGAGGAGGCGTCTCCTTCTGTCATGAAGGCCGGAAATCCAATACCGATGCACACAATCTTGCTCGGATGGCGACGACGCTCCCAGCTGGACGCCAT CGGACACCGGTCAGGTCGACGGCTACCGACATCTCCCACGGCTATAGTTGGGCGTCGGCGCCAACATGTGGTACGGCGACGGTGGAGGAGGATCAGGCGGAGGATCAGGCCACTGATCCAATGGCGACAGGGGCGGCGACGGGGGCAGTGAAGCCTGCATGGCCAGCCtga